One Oryza glaberrima chromosome 10, OglaRS2, whole genome shotgun sequence DNA segment encodes these proteins:
- the LOC127753332 gene encoding uncharacterized protein LOC127753332 — translation MDPSEGRKMSSFKEERSEGKVPATAIDPTNEKKKRTKMVRYTQDQIQYCFANSVELSDDDEDDFKLTEVLSKECLGRMSQEYLAKLYAMEIAEEKEKANLKKIQDVLRNERENIFNIRDKPEDVLKQYYTKGYAEYEVVVDDDKGDEDNKVHARVAPPGRRSFRNGVAMKKNQLGGGSIIRKIN, via the coding sequence ATGGATCCATCTGAGGGAAGGAAAATGAGTAGCTTTAAGGAGGAAAGAAGTGAAGGGAAAGTTCCGGCCACGGCGATTGATCCCACcaacgagaaaaaaaagaggactaAGATGGTGCGCTACACTCAAGACCAAATTCAGTACTGCTTTGCGAACTCGGTGGAGTTatctgacgacgacgaggacgattTTAAGCTGACGGAGGTGCTGAGCAAGGAGTGTCTTGGCCGGATGTCGCAGGAGTATCTAGCCAAGTTGTATGCCATGGAAATCgctgaagagaaggagaaggctaATCTGAAGAAGATACAGGACGTCCTCCGCAATGAACGAGAGAACATCTTCAACATCCGTGATAAACCCGAGGACGTCCTTAAGCAGTACTACACCAAAGGCTATGCTGAGTACGAGGTTGTCGTTGACGATGACAAGGGCGATGAAGACAATAAAGTTCATGCGCGAGTTGCTCCCCCTGGCCGAAGAAGTTTCCGGAATGGGGTTGCCATGAAGAAGAATCAGTTAGGAGGAGGAAGTATTATTAGGAAGATAAATTGA
- the LOC127753188 gene encoding geraniol 8-hydroxylase-like, protein MAFLLVCMCSLLLMFLISYVLQLFGDARRRLPPGPTPLPLIGNLLDIASDLPHRSLSRLAGRHGPLMAVRLGTVVAVVASSPSTAREVLQTHNGSLTGRIPPDAWHGVGHAANSVFVLPPRRKWRALRRIGAEHLLSARQLDGRRLLPLLRDAVLGLLHRVSEMSAASGGGAPVQVGHAAFAAMMDMQWRAMFSAGLDNDDARVLQDAAREAVALSLKPNLSDFYPALAAVDLQGLRRRFAGRVGTVYHLVDEQIERRMRRRREAAGDGEARSDDDLLEVLLDMSEHGKDDGKVAIDKDLIRTFLTDIFLATVDTIASTLEWAMAELLQDRETMRKLQEELKNVLGSRTHAEYADMDRLPYLRAVIKETLRLHPVVPIVPNVAEEMVEIHGHVVPRGSTILVNLWAVHRDAEAWPEPNRFLPERFMLRQHGQEAAGRALGTATTEFELIPFSAGRRVCLGLPLATRMLHAMLGSLLHRFEWTLPLEVEENGVDMSENLGLTMTMATPLQAIAKSI, encoded by the exons atggcttTCTTGCTCGTCTGCATGTGCTCGCTTCTACTCATGTTCTTGATTTCATATGTGTTACAACTGTTTGgcgacgcccgccgccgtcttccacCTGGCCCAACACCGCTTCCGCTCATCGGCAACCTCCTCGACATCGCCAGCGACCTCCCGCACCGCTCCCTGTCGCGCCTCGCCGGGCGGCACGGCCCGCTCATGGCGGTCCGGCTTGGCACCGTCGTCGCGGTCGTCGCCTCGTCCCCGTCGACGGCGCGCGAGGTCCTCCAGACGCACAACGGCAGCCTCACCGGCCGCATCCCGCCGGACGCGTGGCACGGCGTCGGGCACGCCGCCAACTCTGTGTTCGTCCTCCCGCCGCGCCGCAAGTGGCGCGCCCTGCGGAGGATCGGCGCGGAGCACCTGCTCTCGGCGAGGCAGCTCGACGGGCGGCGGCTCCTGCCGCTGCTGCGGGATGCCGTGCTCGGCCTGCTCCACCGCGTGTCGGAGatgtcggcggcgtcgggcggcggcgcgccggtgcaGGTCGGCCACGCCGCGTTCGCGGCCATGATGGACATGCAGTGGCGCGCCATGTTCTCCGCCGGCCTGGACAACGACGACGCGCGCGTGCTGCAGgacgcggcgagggaggcggtggcgctgtCGCTGAAGCCCAACCTCTCGGACTTCTacccggcgctcgccgccgtcgacctgcAGGGCTTGCGTCGGCGCTTCGCCGGGCGGGTGGGGACGGTCTACCACCTCGTCGACGAGCAGATCGAGCGGCGgatgcggcgccggcgggaagcagctggcgacggcgaggccagGAGCGACGACGACCTGCTAGAGGTGTTGCTCGACATGTCGGAGCATGGGAAGGACGACGGTAAGGTGGCCATCGACAAAGACCTGATCAGAACATTTCTCACT GACATATTTCTGGCAACAGTCGACACGATTGCGAGTACACTCGAGTGGGCAATGGCAGAGCTACTACAGGACCGAGAAACCATGAGAAAGCTACAGGAAGAACTCAAGAATGTTCTCGGCTCCAGGACTCATGCTGAATACGCCGATATGGACCGTCTTCCCTACCTCCGGGCAGTCATCAAGGAGACGCTCCGGCTGCACCCGGTGGTGCCGATAGTGCCCAACGTGGCCGAGGAGATGGTGGAGATACATGGCCACGTCGTGCCCAGGGGGAGCACCATCCTGGTGAACCTGTGGGCCGTGCATCGCGACGCCGAGGCGTGGCCGGAGCCAAATAGGTTCCTGCCGGAGAGGTTCATGCTCCGGCAGCATGGCCAGGAGGCCGCCGGCCGTGCCCTgggcacggcgacgacggagttCGAGCTGATCCCGTTCAGCGCTGGGAGGCGCGTCTGCCTCGGGCTGCCACTCGCGACAAGGATGCTGCACGCAATGCTGGGATCGCTGCTACATCGCTTCGAGTGGACGCTCCCGTTGGAGGTGGAGGAAAATGGTGTGGACATGTCGGAGAATCTTGGGTTGACGATGACCATGGCCACCCCGCTGCAAGCTATAGCCAAGAGCATCTGA